A genomic window from Salvia hispanica cultivar TCC Black 2014 chromosome 5, UniMelb_Shisp_WGS_1.0, whole genome shotgun sequence includes:
- the LOC125188885 gene encoding probable LRR receptor-like serine/threonine-protein kinase At1g06840 isoform X1 produces MVNFGVSQMPYAKFGRILIVCLCLASVAIIANSQRTPQGEVNALRSIKNSLTDPYKNLRNWNKGDPCKANWTGVICHILTPTDGYLHITELLLLDKNLSGTLSPELGRFPYMKILDFMWNNISGIIPKEIGNIASLELLLLSGNQLIGSLPEELGKLSNLNRIQVDENQISGPMPLSFSNLSKAKHIHMNNNSLSGPIPPELSRLPVLVHLLLDNNNLSGHLPPELSELTHLLILQLDNNNFSGSTIPSSYGNMTRLLKLSLSNCSLYGDIPNWSNMLNVAYIDLSLNQLNGSIPTGALSRNITFIDLSNNTLNGIVPRSFSELPLLQKLSLANNLLSGSVPSSIWQNRILNASERLILDFTNNRFSNISGSLLTAPNITIGLQGNPLCSNRTLIQFCGPNEEHPSNLINITRVDGCSPQLCKPPYEYAPASPGMPCFCAAPLHVGYRLKSPGFYDFVPYLSDFQEELSSGLGLNIHQLAINSAIWQKGPRLRMYLKIFPPYRNNSMQLVNDSEVLRIRDLFSGWRIKDNHVFGPFEFLNFTLSDAYADFLPPSSSGISKGALAGIILGTIAGSVVLSAFVSLLILRRRIRKHHQLSSKRLLSRSSIKIDGVKDFTYSEMAQATNNFDSSSVVGQGGYGKVYRGVLADGKVVAVKRAQEGSLQGEKEFLTEIELLSRLHHRNLVSLTGYCDDQGEQMLAYEFVPNGTLRDHLSGKFKAPLNFAMRVRTALDAARGILYLHTEANPPIFHRDIKSSNILMDSKYSAKVADFGLSKLAPVSEFDGNAPGHVSTVVKGTPGYLDPEYFLTHKLTDKSDVYSLGVVFLELLTGMHPIYHGKNIVREVNIAYNSGIVFSVIDERMGSYPSECVQKFVNLALKCCKDDPDERPSMAQVVRELDNIWMMMPDKDSEISDYPAKEVMSYPGKEVMSSVASSSIVTTSYGSEYVSGSDLISGAIPGVAPR; encoded by the exons ATGGTGAATTTTGGGGTGTCTCAAATGCCCTATGCAAAGTTTGGGAGGATTTTGATTGTATGTTTGTGCTTGGCGTCTGTGGCTATCATCGCAAACAGCCAAAGGACGCCTCAGGGAGAAG TTAATGCATTGCGATCCATCAAGAACAGTTTAACTGATCCCTATAAAAATCTTCGCAACTGGAACAAGGGGGATCCATGCAAGGCAAATTGGACTGGTGTTATCTGCCACATTTTAACACCTACTGATGGTTATCTGCATATTACTGAATT GTTGTTGTTAGATAAGAATCTTTCAGGAACTTTATCTCCAGAGCTCGGCCGTTTCCCTTATATGAAGATACT GGATTTTATGTGGAACAATATTAGTGGGATAATACCAAAGGAGATAGGCAACATCGCATCTTTGGAATTGCT GCTTCTGAGTGGAAATCAGTTAATTGGTTCCTTGCCTGAAGAGCTCGGTAAACTATCCAACTTGAACAGGATACAAGTTGACGAGAATCAAATATCGGGACCTATGCCATTGTCATTTTCCAACTTGAGCAAAGCAAAGCACAT CCACATGAATAATAACTCACTCAGTGGACCAATACCACCGGAGCTATCTCGACTTCCAGTTCTTGTTCATTT GTTGCTTGATAATAATAACTTATCAGGACATCTGCCCCCAGAATTGTCTGAACTGACACATCTGCTAATACT TCAACTTGACAATAACAACTTTAGTGGAAGCACAATACCTTCTTCGTATGGCAACATGACACGCCTGTTGAAGTT GAGTTTAAGCAACTGCAGTTTATATGGGGATATTCCTAATTGGAGCAATATGCTGAATGTTGCTTACAT AGATTTGAGCCTGAACCAACTTAATGGATCCATACCAACAGGTGCACTTTCTCGGAATATTACATTCAT TGATCTCTCCAACAACACTCTCAATGGAATTGTTCCTAGAAGTTTTTCTGAGCTTCCTCTTCTACAGAAATT GTCCCttgcaaataatttattaagtggTTCTGTTCCTTCCAGTATTTGGCAAAACAGGATTCTAAATGCATCAGAGAGACTCATACT GGATTTCACAAACAATAggttttcaaatatttcaggGAGTCTTCTCACCGCTCCCAACATCACCATTGG GCTCCAGGGAAATCCACTATGCTCCAATAGGACCCTCATTCAATTCTGTGGGCCTAATGAAGAACATCCAagcaatttaataaatatcacAAGGGTCGATGGTTGTTCTCCTCAGTTATGCAAACCTCCATATGAGTATGCCCCAGCATCTCCTGGAATGCCTTGTTTTTGTGCTGCACCGCTTCATGTTGGATATCGCTTGAAGAGCCCAGggttttatgattttgttcCCTACCTCAGTGATTTTCAGGAAGAGCTAAGTAGTGGGCTTGGTTTGAATATCCATCAGCTTGCCATCAATTCTGCTATATGGCAGAAGGGGCCTCGTCTGAGAAtgtatcttaaaatttttccGCCATACAGAAATAATAGCATGCAATTAGTTAACGACAGTGAGGTACTCCGGATTCGTGACTTGTTTAGTGGATGGAGGATCAAAGATAACCATGTCTTTGGGCCCTTTGAGTTTCTCAACTTTACACTTTCAGATGCTTACGCAG ATTTCCTCCCACCTTCATCATCTGGCATAAGCAAGGGAGCACTAGCAGGTATTATACTGGGAACTATAGCTGGATCAGTCGTTCTATCTGCATTTGTCTCGCTTCTTATCTTGAGAAGACGCATCCGTAAACATCATCAACTATCATCGAAACGTCTAT TATCAAGGAGCTCTATCAAAATCGATGGCGTGAAGGATTTCACTTACAGTGAAATGGCACAGGCCACGAATAATTTTGATAGCTCTAGTGTGGTAGGGCAAGGAGGTTACGGAAAGGTTTATAGAGGTGTTCTTGCTGATGGAAAAGTTGTTGCTGTAAAGCGTGCTCAAGAGGGATCACTTCAGGGTGAAAAAGAGTTTCTTACAGAAATAGAACTACTCTCAAGATTACATCATAGAAACTTGGTGTCCCTGACTGGATATTGTGACGACCAAGGTGAACAG ATGCTGGCTTATGAATTCGTGCCTAATGGCACATTGAGGGATCATCTATCTG GGAAGTTTAAAGCGCCACTGAATTTTGCTATGAGAGTAAGAACAGCATTAGATGCGGCCAGAGGCATCCTTTACCTTCACACTGAAGCCAATCCTCCAATATTTCATCGGGATATCAAGTCAAGCAATATATTGATGGACTCGAAGTATAGTGCCAAGGTTGCTGATTTTGGACTGTCAAAGCTGGCCCCAGTGTCTGAATTCGACGGCAATGCCCCTGGTCATGTATCTACAGTTGTGAAGGGAACCCCG GGATACCTTGATCCGGAGTATTTCCTAACTCACAAGCTAACAGACAAAAGCGACGTTTATAGCCTTGGGGTAGTATTTTTGGAGTTGCTAACTGGAATGCACCCTATTTACCATGGGAAAAACATCGTGAGGGAG GTCAACATTGCATATAACTCTGGCATTGTATTCTCTGTGATCGATGAACGGATGGGATCTTATCCTTCGGAATGTGTCCAAAAGTTCGTAAATCTGGCGCTCAAGTGCTGCAAAGATGATCCAGACGAGCGGCCTTCAATGGCTCAAGTGGTGAGGGAGCTGGATAACATATGGATGATGATGCCAGATAAAGATAGCGAGATAAGTGACTACCCAGCAAAGGAGGTGATGAGTTACCCTGGAAAGGAGGTGATGAGTAGTGTAGCCTCTTCATCTATTGTGACAACGTCGTATGGTTCAGAATATGTGAGCGGCAGCGACCTGATCAGTGGTGCCATTCCTGGAGTTGCACCGAGGTGA
- the LOC125188885 gene encoding probable LRR receptor-like serine/threonine-protein kinase At1g06840 isoform X3, with amino-acid sequence MVNFGVSQMPYAKFGRILIVCLCLASVAIIANSQRTPQGEVNALRSIKNSLTDPYKNLRNWNKGDPCKANWTGVICHILTPTDGYLHITELLLLDKNLSGTLSPELGRFPYMKILDFMWNNISGIIPKEIGNIASLELLLLSGNQLIGSLPEELGKLSNLNRIQVDENQISGPMPLSFSNLSKAKHIHMNNNSLSGPIPPELSRLPVLVHLLLDNNNLSGHLPPELSELTHLLILQLDNNNFSGSTIPSSYGNMTRLLKLSLSNCSLYGDIPNWSNMLNVAYIDLSLNQLNGSIPTGALSRNITFIDLSNNTLNGIVPRSFSELPLLQKLSLANNLLSGSVPSSIWQNRILNASERLILDFTNNRFSNISGSLLTAPNITIGLQGNPLCSNRTLIQFCGPNEEHPSNLINITRVDGCSPQLCKPPYDDFQEELSSGLGLNIHQLAINSAIWQKGPRLRMYLKIFPPYRNNSMQLVNDSEVLRIRDLFSGWRIKDNHVFGPFEFLNFTLSDAYADFLPPSSSGISKGALAGIILGTIAGSVVLSAFVSLLILRRRIRKHHQLSSKRLLSRSSIKIDGVKDFTYSEMAQATNNFDSSSVVGQGGYGKVYRGVLADGKVVAVKRAQEGSLQGEKEFLTEIELLSRLHHRNLVSLTGYCDDQGEQMLAYEFVPNGTLRDHLSGKFKAPLNFAMRVRTALDAARGILYLHTEANPPIFHRDIKSSNILMDSKYSAKVADFGLSKLAPVSEFDGNAPGHVSTVVKGTPGYLDPEYFLTHKLTDKSDVYSLGVVFLELLTGMHPIYHGKNIVREVNIAYNSGIVFSVIDERMGSYPSECVQKFVNLALKCCKDDPDERPSMAQVVRELDNIWMMMPDKDSEISDYPAKEVMSYPGKEVMSSVASSSIVTTSYGSEYVSGSDLISGAIPGVAPR; translated from the exons ATGGTGAATTTTGGGGTGTCTCAAATGCCCTATGCAAAGTTTGGGAGGATTTTGATTGTATGTTTGTGCTTGGCGTCTGTGGCTATCATCGCAAACAGCCAAAGGACGCCTCAGGGAGAAG TTAATGCATTGCGATCCATCAAGAACAGTTTAACTGATCCCTATAAAAATCTTCGCAACTGGAACAAGGGGGATCCATGCAAGGCAAATTGGACTGGTGTTATCTGCCACATTTTAACACCTACTGATGGTTATCTGCATATTACTGAATT GTTGTTGTTAGATAAGAATCTTTCAGGAACTTTATCTCCAGAGCTCGGCCGTTTCCCTTATATGAAGATACT GGATTTTATGTGGAACAATATTAGTGGGATAATACCAAAGGAGATAGGCAACATCGCATCTTTGGAATTGCT GCTTCTGAGTGGAAATCAGTTAATTGGTTCCTTGCCTGAAGAGCTCGGTAAACTATCCAACTTGAACAGGATACAAGTTGACGAGAATCAAATATCGGGACCTATGCCATTGTCATTTTCCAACTTGAGCAAAGCAAAGCACAT CCACATGAATAATAACTCACTCAGTGGACCAATACCACCGGAGCTATCTCGACTTCCAGTTCTTGTTCATTT GTTGCTTGATAATAATAACTTATCAGGACATCTGCCCCCAGAATTGTCTGAACTGACACATCTGCTAATACT TCAACTTGACAATAACAACTTTAGTGGAAGCACAATACCTTCTTCGTATGGCAACATGACACGCCTGTTGAAGTT GAGTTTAAGCAACTGCAGTTTATATGGGGATATTCCTAATTGGAGCAATATGCTGAATGTTGCTTACAT AGATTTGAGCCTGAACCAACTTAATGGATCCATACCAACAGGTGCACTTTCTCGGAATATTACATTCAT TGATCTCTCCAACAACACTCTCAATGGAATTGTTCCTAGAAGTTTTTCTGAGCTTCCTCTTCTACAGAAATT GTCCCttgcaaataatttattaagtggTTCTGTTCCTTCCAGTATTTGGCAAAACAGGATTCTAAATGCATCAGAGAGACTCATACT GGATTTCACAAACAATAggttttcaaatatttcaggGAGTCTTCTCACCGCTCCCAACATCACCATTGG GCTCCAGGGAAATCCACTATGCTCCAATAGGACCCTCATTCAATTCTGTGGGCCTAATGAAGAACATCCAagcaatttaataaatatcacAAGGGTCGATGGTTGTTCTCCTCAGTTATGCAAACCTCCATATGA TGATTTTCAGGAAGAGCTAAGTAGTGGGCTTGGTTTGAATATCCATCAGCTTGCCATCAATTCTGCTATATGGCAGAAGGGGCCTCGTCTGAGAAtgtatcttaaaatttttccGCCATACAGAAATAATAGCATGCAATTAGTTAACGACAGTGAGGTACTCCGGATTCGTGACTTGTTTAGTGGATGGAGGATCAAAGATAACCATGTCTTTGGGCCCTTTGAGTTTCTCAACTTTACACTTTCAGATGCTTACGCAG ATTTCCTCCCACCTTCATCATCTGGCATAAGCAAGGGAGCACTAGCAGGTATTATACTGGGAACTATAGCTGGATCAGTCGTTCTATCTGCATTTGTCTCGCTTCTTATCTTGAGAAGACGCATCCGTAAACATCATCAACTATCATCGAAACGTCTAT TATCAAGGAGCTCTATCAAAATCGATGGCGTGAAGGATTTCACTTACAGTGAAATGGCACAGGCCACGAATAATTTTGATAGCTCTAGTGTGGTAGGGCAAGGAGGTTACGGAAAGGTTTATAGAGGTGTTCTTGCTGATGGAAAAGTTGTTGCTGTAAAGCGTGCTCAAGAGGGATCACTTCAGGGTGAAAAAGAGTTTCTTACAGAAATAGAACTACTCTCAAGATTACATCATAGAAACTTGGTGTCCCTGACTGGATATTGTGACGACCAAGGTGAACAG ATGCTGGCTTATGAATTCGTGCCTAATGGCACATTGAGGGATCATCTATCTG GGAAGTTTAAAGCGCCACTGAATTTTGCTATGAGAGTAAGAACAGCATTAGATGCGGCCAGAGGCATCCTTTACCTTCACACTGAAGCCAATCCTCCAATATTTCATCGGGATATCAAGTCAAGCAATATATTGATGGACTCGAAGTATAGTGCCAAGGTTGCTGATTTTGGACTGTCAAAGCTGGCCCCAGTGTCTGAATTCGACGGCAATGCCCCTGGTCATGTATCTACAGTTGTGAAGGGAACCCCG GGATACCTTGATCCGGAGTATTTCCTAACTCACAAGCTAACAGACAAAAGCGACGTTTATAGCCTTGGGGTAGTATTTTTGGAGTTGCTAACTGGAATGCACCCTATTTACCATGGGAAAAACATCGTGAGGGAG GTCAACATTGCATATAACTCTGGCATTGTATTCTCTGTGATCGATGAACGGATGGGATCTTATCCTTCGGAATGTGTCCAAAAGTTCGTAAATCTGGCGCTCAAGTGCTGCAAAGATGATCCAGACGAGCGGCCTTCAATGGCTCAAGTGGTGAGGGAGCTGGATAACATATGGATGATGATGCCAGATAAAGATAGCGAGATAAGTGACTACCCAGCAAAGGAGGTGATGAGTTACCCTGGAAAGGAGGTGATGAGTAGTGTAGCCTCTTCATCTATTGTGACAACGTCGTATGGTTCAGAATATGTGAGCGGCAGCGACCTGATCAGTGGTGCCATTCCTGGAGTTGCACCGAGGTGA
- the LOC125188885 gene encoding probable LRR receptor-like serine/threonine-protein kinase At1g06840 isoform X2: MKQGRRKKKRKKYLAFNALRSIKNSLTDPYKNLRNWNKGDPCKANWTGVICHILTPTDGYLHITELLLLDKNLSGTLSPELGRFPYMKILDFMWNNISGIIPKEIGNIASLELLLLSGNQLIGSLPEELGKLSNLNRIQVDENQISGPMPLSFSNLSKAKHIHMNNNSLSGPIPPELSRLPVLVHLLLDNNNLSGHLPPELSELTHLLILQLDNNNFSGSTIPSSYGNMTRLLKLSLSNCSLYGDIPNWSNMLNVAYIDLSLNQLNGSIPTGALSRNITFIDLSNNTLNGIVPRSFSELPLLQKLSLANNLLSGSVPSSIWQNRILNASERLILDFTNNRFSNISGSLLTAPNITIGLQGNPLCSNRTLIQFCGPNEEHPSNLINITRVDGCSPQLCKPPYEYAPASPGMPCFCAAPLHVGYRLKSPGFYDFVPYLSDFQEELSSGLGLNIHQLAINSAIWQKGPRLRMYLKIFPPYRNNSMQLVNDSEVLRIRDLFSGWRIKDNHVFGPFEFLNFTLSDAYADFLPPSSSGISKGALAGIILGTIAGSVVLSAFVSLLILRRRIRKHHQLSSKRLLSRSSIKIDGVKDFTYSEMAQATNNFDSSSVVGQGGYGKVYRGVLADGKVVAVKRAQEGSLQGEKEFLTEIELLSRLHHRNLVSLTGYCDDQGEQMLAYEFVPNGTLRDHLSGKFKAPLNFAMRVRTALDAARGILYLHTEANPPIFHRDIKSSNILMDSKYSAKVADFGLSKLAPVSEFDGNAPGHVSTVVKGTPGYLDPEYFLTHKLTDKSDVYSLGVVFLELLTGMHPIYHGKNIVREVNIAYNSGIVFSVIDERMGSYPSECVQKFVNLALKCCKDDPDERPSMAQVVRELDNIWMMMPDKDSEISDYPAKEVMSYPGKEVMSSVASSSIVTTSYGSEYVSGSDLISGAIPGVAPR, translated from the exons ATGAAACAAGggagaagaaagaagaaaagaaagaaatatttgGCAT TTAATGCATTGCGATCCATCAAGAACAGTTTAACTGATCCCTATAAAAATCTTCGCAACTGGAACAAGGGGGATCCATGCAAGGCAAATTGGACTGGTGTTATCTGCCACATTTTAACACCTACTGATGGTTATCTGCATATTACTGAATT GTTGTTGTTAGATAAGAATCTTTCAGGAACTTTATCTCCAGAGCTCGGCCGTTTCCCTTATATGAAGATACT GGATTTTATGTGGAACAATATTAGTGGGATAATACCAAAGGAGATAGGCAACATCGCATCTTTGGAATTGCT GCTTCTGAGTGGAAATCAGTTAATTGGTTCCTTGCCTGAAGAGCTCGGTAAACTATCCAACTTGAACAGGATACAAGTTGACGAGAATCAAATATCGGGACCTATGCCATTGTCATTTTCCAACTTGAGCAAAGCAAAGCACAT CCACATGAATAATAACTCACTCAGTGGACCAATACCACCGGAGCTATCTCGACTTCCAGTTCTTGTTCATTT GTTGCTTGATAATAATAACTTATCAGGACATCTGCCCCCAGAATTGTCTGAACTGACACATCTGCTAATACT TCAACTTGACAATAACAACTTTAGTGGAAGCACAATACCTTCTTCGTATGGCAACATGACACGCCTGTTGAAGTT GAGTTTAAGCAACTGCAGTTTATATGGGGATATTCCTAATTGGAGCAATATGCTGAATGTTGCTTACAT AGATTTGAGCCTGAACCAACTTAATGGATCCATACCAACAGGTGCACTTTCTCGGAATATTACATTCAT TGATCTCTCCAACAACACTCTCAATGGAATTGTTCCTAGAAGTTTTTCTGAGCTTCCTCTTCTACAGAAATT GTCCCttgcaaataatttattaagtggTTCTGTTCCTTCCAGTATTTGGCAAAACAGGATTCTAAATGCATCAGAGAGACTCATACT GGATTTCACAAACAATAggttttcaaatatttcaggGAGTCTTCTCACCGCTCCCAACATCACCATTGG GCTCCAGGGAAATCCACTATGCTCCAATAGGACCCTCATTCAATTCTGTGGGCCTAATGAAGAACATCCAagcaatttaataaatatcacAAGGGTCGATGGTTGTTCTCCTCAGTTATGCAAACCTCCATATGAGTATGCCCCAGCATCTCCTGGAATGCCTTGTTTTTGTGCTGCACCGCTTCATGTTGGATATCGCTTGAAGAGCCCAGggttttatgattttgttcCCTACCTCAGTGATTTTCAGGAAGAGCTAAGTAGTGGGCTTGGTTTGAATATCCATCAGCTTGCCATCAATTCTGCTATATGGCAGAAGGGGCCTCGTCTGAGAAtgtatcttaaaatttttccGCCATACAGAAATAATAGCATGCAATTAGTTAACGACAGTGAGGTACTCCGGATTCGTGACTTGTTTAGTGGATGGAGGATCAAAGATAACCATGTCTTTGGGCCCTTTGAGTTTCTCAACTTTACACTTTCAGATGCTTACGCAG ATTTCCTCCCACCTTCATCATCTGGCATAAGCAAGGGAGCACTAGCAGGTATTATACTGGGAACTATAGCTGGATCAGTCGTTCTATCTGCATTTGTCTCGCTTCTTATCTTGAGAAGACGCATCCGTAAACATCATCAACTATCATCGAAACGTCTAT TATCAAGGAGCTCTATCAAAATCGATGGCGTGAAGGATTTCACTTACAGTGAAATGGCACAGGCCACGAATAATTTTGATAGCTCTAGTGTGGTAGGGCAAGGAGGTTACGGAAAGGTTTATAGAGGTGTTCTTGCTGATGGAAAAGTTGTTGCTGTAAAGCGTGCTCAAGAGGGATCACTTCAGGGTGAAAAAGAGTTTCTTACAGAAATAGAACTACTCTCAAGATTACATCATAGAAACTTGGTGTCCCTGACTGGATATTGTGACGACCAAGGTGAACAG ATGCTGGCTTATGAATTCGTGCCTAATGGCACATTGAGGGATCATCTATCTG GGAAGTTTAAAGCGCCACTGAATTTTGCTATGAGAGTAAGAACAGCATTAGATGCGGCCAGAGGCATCCTTTACCTTCACACTGAAGCCAATCCTCCAATATTTCATCGGGATATCAAGTCAAGCAATATATTGATGGACTCGAAGTATAGTGCCAAGGTTGCTGATTTTGGACTGTCAAAGCTGGCCCCAGTGTCTGAATTCGACGGCAATGCCCCTGGTCATGTATCTACAGTTGTGAAGGGAACCCCG GGATACCTTGATCCGGAGTATTTCCTAACTCACAAGCTAACAGACAAAAGCGACGTTTATAGCCTTGGGGTAGTATTTTTGGAGTTGCTAACTGGAATGCACCCTATTTACCATGGGAAAAACATCGTGAGGGAG GTCAACATTGCATATAACTCTGGCATTGTATTCTCTGTGATCGATGAACGGATGGGATCTTATCCTTCGGAATGTGTCCAAAAGTTCGTAAATCTGGCGCTCAAGTGCTGCAAAGATGATCCAGACGAGCGGCCTTCAATGGCTCAAGTGGTGAGGGAGCTGGATAACATATGGATGATGATGCCAGATAAAGATAGCGAGATAAGTGACTACCCAGCAAAGGAGGTGATGAGTTACCCTGGAAAGGAGGTGATGAGTAGTGTAGCCTCTTCATCTATTGTGACAACGTCGTATGGTTCAGAATATGTGAGCGGCAGCGACCTGATCAGTGGTGCCATTCCTGGAGTTGCACCGAGGTGA
- the LOC125188885 gene encoding probable LRR receptor-like serine/threonine-protein kinase At1g06840 isoform X5 has translation MNNNSLSGPIPPELSRLPVLVHLLLDNNNLSGHLPPELSELTHLLILQLDNNNFSGSTIPSSYGNMTRLLKLSLSNCSLYGDIPNWSNMLNVAYIDLSLNQLNGSIPTGALSRNITFIDLSNNTLNGIVPRSFSELPLLQKLSLANNLLSGSVPSSIWQNRILNASERLILDFTNNRFSNISGSLLTAPNITIGLQGNPLCSNRTLIQFCGPNEEHPSNLINITRVDGCSPQLCKPPYEYAPASPGMPCFCAAPLHVGYRLKSPGFYDFVPYLSDFQEELSSGLGLNIHQLAINSAIWQKGPRLRMYLKIFPPYRNNSMQLVNDSEVLRIRDLFSGWRIKDNHVFGPFEFLNFTLSDAYADFLPPSSSGISKGALAGIILGTIAGSVVLSAFVSLLILRRRIRKHHQLSSKRLLSRSSIKIDGVKDFTYSEMAQATNNFDSSSVVGQGGYGKVYRGVLADGKVVAVKRAQEGSLQGEKEFLTEIELLSRLHHRNLVSLTGYCDDQGEQMLAYEFVPNGTLRDHLSGKFKAPLNFAMRVRTALDAARGILYLHTEANPPIFHRDIKSSNILMDSKYSAKVADFGLSKLAPVSEFDGNAPGHVSTVVKGTPGYLDPEYFLTHKLTDKSDVYSLGVVFLELLTGMHPIYHGKNIVREVNIAYNSGIVFSVIDERMGSYPSECVQKFVNLALKCCKDDPDERPSMAQVVRELDNIWMMMPDKDSEISDYPAKEVMSYPGKEVMSSVASSSIVTTSYGSEYVSGSDLISGAIPGVAPR, from the exons ATGAATAATAACTCACTCAGTGGACCAATACCACCGGAGCTATCTCGACTTCCAGTTCTTGTTCATTT GTTGCTTGATAATAATAACTTATCAGGACATCTGCCCCCAGAATTGTCTGAACTGACACATCTGCTAATACT TCAACTTGACAATAACAACTTTAGTGGAAGCACAATACCTTCTTCGTATGGCAACATGACACGCCTGTTGAAGTT GAGTTTAAGCAACTGCAGTTTATATGGGGATATTCCTAATTGGAGCAATATGCTGAATGTTGCTTACAT AGATTTGAGCCTGAACCAACTTAATGGATCCATACCAACAGGTGCACTTTCTCGGAATATTACATTCAT TGATCTCTCCAACAACACTCTCAATGGAATTGTTCCTAGAAGTTTTTCTGAGCTTCCTCTTCTACAGAAATT GTCCCttgcaaataatttattaagtggTTCTGTTCCTTCCAGTATTTGGCAAAACAGGATTCTAAATGCATCAGAGAGACTCATACT GGATTTCACAAACAATAggttttcaaatatttcaggGAGTCTTCTCACCGCTCCCAACATCACCATTGG GCTCCAGGGAAATCCACTATGCTCCAATAGGACCCTCATTCAATTCTGTGGGCCTAATGAAGAACATCCAagcaatttaataaatatcacAAGGGTCGATGGTTGTTCTCCTCAGTTATGCAAACCTCCATATGAGTATGCCCCAGCATCTCCTGGAATGCCTTGTTTTTGTGCTGCACCGCTTCATGTTGGATATCGCTTGAAGAGCCCAGggttttatgattttgttcCCTACCTCAGTGATTTTCAGGAAGAGCTAAGTAGTGGGCTTGGTTTGAATATCCATCAGCTTGCCATCAATTCTGCTATATGGCAGAAGGGGCCTCGTCTGAGAAtgtatcttaaaatttttccGCCATACAGAAATAATAGCATGCAATTAGTTAACGACAGTGAGGTACTCCGGATTCGTGACTTGTTTAGTGGATGGAGGATCAAAGATAACCATGTCTTTGGGCCCTTTGAGTTTCTCAACTTTACACTTTCAGATGCTTACGCAG ATTTCCTCCCACCTTCATCATCTGGCATAAGCAAGGGAGCACTAGCAGGTATTATACTGGGAACTATAGCTGGATCAGTCGTTCTATCTGCATTTGTCTCGCTTCTTATCTTGAGAAGACGCATCCGTAAACATCATCAACTATCATCGAAACGTCTAT TATCAAGGAGCTCTATCAAAATCGATGGCGTGAAGGATTTCACTTACAGTGAAATGGCACAGGCCACGAATAATTTTGATAGCTCTAGTGTGGTAGGGCAAGGAGGTTACGGAAAGGTTTATAGAGGTGTTCTTGCTGATGGAAAAGTTGTTGCTGTAAAGCGTGCTCAAGAGGGATCACTTCAGGGTGAAAAAGAGTTTCTTACAGAAATAGAACTACTCTCAAGATTACATCATAGAAACTTGGTGTCCCTGACTGGATATTGTGACGACCAAGGTGAACAG ATGCTGGCTTATGAATTCGTGCCTAATGGCACATTGAGGGATCATCTATCTG GGAAGTTTAAAGCGCCACTGAATTTTGCTATGAGAGTAAGAACAGCATTAGATGCGGCCAGAGGCATCCTTTACCTTCACACTGAAGCCAATCCTCCAATATTTCATCGGGATATCAAGTCAAGCAATATATTGATGGACTCGAAGTATAGTGCCAAGGTTGCTGATTTTGGACTGTCAAAGCTGGCCCCAGTGTCTGAATTCGACGGCAATGCCCCTGGTCATGTATCTACAGTTGTGAAGGGAACCCCG GGATACCTTGATCCGGAGTATTTCCTAACTCACAAGCTAACAGACAAAAGCGACGTTTATAGCCTTGGGGTAGTATTTTTGGAGTTGCTAACTGGAATGCACCCTATTTACCATGGGAAAAACATCGTGAGGGAG GTCAACATTGCATATAACTCTGGCATTGTATTCTCTGTGATCGATGAACGGATGGGATCTTATCCTTCGGAATGTGTCCAAAAGTTCGTAAATCTGGCGCTCAAGTGCTGCAAAGATGATCCAGACGAGCGGCCTTCAATGGCTCAAGTGGTGAGGGAGCTGGATAACATATGGATGATGATGCCAGATAAAGATAGCGAGATAAGTGACTACCCAGCAAAGGAGGTGATGAGTTACCCTGGAAAGGAGGTGATGAGTAGTGTAGCCTCTTCATCTATTGTGACAACGTCGTATGGTTCAGAATATGTGAGCGGCAGCGACCTGATCAGTGGTGCCATTCCTGGAGTTGCACCGAGGTGA